In Deltaproteobacteria bacterium, a single genomic region encodes these proteins:
- a CDS encoding adenylate/guanylate cyclase domain-containing protein yields the protein MPASFEPPVLVDVDAGVTPPNGTVNRSPSPSSTVQVHTFLPDLVIIDTTQELPVRKELTILFVDIADSTVTVVNKAPEEAFDQVKNFMHIITAVAIDYCGYVKDYEGDGVLLCFKSLTEATQAALAMRETLVRAQANDPQALHARFSLSIGDVVIGLIGTTLKTSVALIGPCINLAARLLKQIPPGGIIATATVVERLRRETPELARQFTLWNERLELKGFQNEMVTAFHIP from the coding sequence GTGCCGGCGTCGTTCGAACCGCCTGTCCTCGTCGATGTCGATGCCGGGGTAACGCCGCCGAACGGCACGGTGAACCGCTCGCCCTCGCCGTCGTCCACCGTCCAGGTACATACGTTTCTGCCCGATTTGGTCATCATCGATACAACGCAAGAGCTGCCCGTCCGGAAAGAACTCACCATCCTTTTCGTCGATATTGCCGATTCCACGGTCACGGTCGTGAACAAAGCGCCGGAAGAAGCCTTCGATCAGGTCAAGAATTTTATGCACATCATTACTGCGGTCGCTATCGACTACTGCGGCTACGTGAAGGACTACGAAGGTGACGGGGTGTTGCTCTGCTTCAAATCTTTGACAGAAGCGACGCAAGCGGCGCTCGCCATGCGTGAAACCCTGGTACGCGCGCAAGCGAACGACCCGCAGGCTTTGCATGCCCGCTTCAGCCTAAGTATCGGCGACGTAGTGATCGGGCTCATCGGCACCACGCTCAAAACGTCCGTCGCTCTTATTGGCCCCTGCATCAATCTAGCGGCACGCTTACTCAAGCAAATTCCGCCCGGTGGGATCATCGCGACCGCCACCGTGGTGGAACGACTCCGTCGGGAAACGCCGGAACTCGCGCGGCAGTTTACGCTCTGGAACGAGCGATTAGAACTTAAAGGGTTTCAGAACGAAATGGTCACTGCGTTTCATATTCCTTAA
- a CDS encoding DUF5615 family PIN-like protein has protein sequence MIIWIDAQLSPALARWIRETFRIEAQAVRDVGLRNAKDQVIFKAAREAGVVVMSKDEDFRLLVERLGSPPQVLWVTCGNTSNARLREILTKNLPLAIALLQLGEPLVEISDAYVPPRGSKRLTKRST, from the coding sequence GTGATTATTTGGATTGACGCGCAACTGTCCCCAGCTCTTGCGCGTTGGATTCGGGAGACGTTTCGCATTGAAGCGCAAGCTGTCCGTGATGTGGGACTGCGCAACGCCAAAGATCAGGTCATCTTCAAAGCGGCACGTGAGGCAGGAGTCGTGGTCATGAGTAAGGATGAAGACTTTCGTTTACTCGTCGAGCGGCTGGGATCACCACCGCAGGTCCTGTGGGTGACGTGCGGGAACACCTCGAATGCGCGGCTGCGTGAGATTTTGACCAAGAATTTGCCGCTCGCAATCGCACTGTTACAGCTTGGGGAGCCTCTAGTGGAGATCAGTGACGCGTACGTGCCACCGCGAGGGAGCAAGCGCCTAACAAAGCGTTCCACCTGA
- a CDS encoding glycosyltransferase family 39 protein, producing MNEPQRIRQTVAGLFFLCFLLYFWELGQIPFYNYEESKEALIVWEMVNGGGWILPLRNGEEIPLKPPLFHWCGALIALISGKANEFAIRSPSAFFSTASIFMIFFFGRRFWNWRVGLLAALVTATSPEWVRWATYARSDMAMVFFLTAAGFMFFRAWEERGAQRRTLYLFYLFVGLATLAKGPLGIVLPGLVSLTFLLISRDLRFLHEMRLIEGAVIVLVVAVSWYALALEQAGWEFFRRQILNENLYRFFESEQGGPSRDHAWYYYAPALFVSMFPWSLFFPALIHFFYRSREALATPKLRYLLVWFVAGLIFFTFASGKRTNYLLPLYPPLALLFAVWWETLVEGESVSSVFAKRLARINAVVPCAIFALIFLFLIAHSAGFDLDHIVSPLLHPRDRANLPIIAYSLQNQFPVVVVWLLMLAFATAWYLWGLRKNQWMYVFSALVVVASSSLYFANALFHPLLAWERTYKPFMLGVRSTVKNAPLFFYKDAYDYGATFYANRHIPSYDGDLSTFQVDDLAPSPQYLLIREEDWQTVSATDPRLEHLVTSEGRGPDKKHRLVLAAIMPGRRPQPEAMLPEIPPPPPETPPPTADSMNRHGDSVVR from the coding sequence ATGAACGAACCGCAGCGAATCCGGCAAACGGTTGCTGGCCTCTTCTTTCTTTGTTTCCTGCTCTATTTCTGGGAGCTGGGCCAGATTCCCTTCTATAATTACGAGGAATCCAAAGAAGCGCTCATCGTGTGGGAGATGGTGAACGGCGGCGGGTGGATTCTCCCCCTGCGCAACGGCGAGGAGATTCCGCTGAAACCCCCGCTGTTTCACTGGTGCGGGGCGCTCATTGCGTTGATCAGCGGGAAAGCCAACGAGTTCGCGATCCGCTCACCCTCGGCTTTTTTCTCCACCGCCAGCATCTTCATGATTTTTTTCTTTGGCCGCCGCTTCTGGAACTGGCGCGTGGGTCTGCTGGCCGCACTTGTCACCGCCACGTCGCCGGAATGGGTGCGCTGGGCAACCTATGCGCGCAGCGACATGGCGATGGTGTTTTTCCTCACCGCAGCCGGGTTTATGTTCTTTCGCGCCTGGGAAGAACGCGGTGCGCAGCGCCGGACGCTCTACTTGTTTTACCTGTTTGTCGGGCTCGCCACCTTGGCCAAGGGACCGTTGGGCATCGTGCTGCCGGGGTTGGTCAGCCTGACCTTTCTCCTGATCTCCCGCGATCTACGATTTCTGCACGAGATGCGGTTGATCGAAGGAGCGGTGATCGTGCTCGTTGTCGCGGTGTCGTGGTATGCGCTTGCCCTCGAACAGGCCGGCTGGGAATTTTTCCGCCGCCAAATTCTCAACGAAAATTTGTATCGGTTCTTCGAGAGCGAGCAGGGCGGACCGAGCCGGGATCACGCCTGGTATTATTACGCGCCGGCGTTGTTCGTCAGCATGTTTCCCTGGAGTTTGTTCTTCCCAGCCCTTATCCATTTCTTTTATCGCTCACGGGAGGCGCTGGCGACTCCCAAATTACGCTATCTGCTCGTGTGGTTCGTCGCTGGTCTGATTTTCTTCACGTTCGCCTCGGGCAAACGCACCAATTATTTGCTGCCACTGTATCCGCCGCTGGCTCTGCTTTTTGCCGTGTGGTGGGAAACACTGGTCGAAGGCGAGTCGGTCTCCTCCGTCTTTGCCAAGCGCCTCGCCCGCATCAATGCGGTTGTCCCATGCGCCATCTTTGCCCTCATCTTTTTGTTCTTGATCGCGCACAGCGCCGGATTTGACCTGGACCATATTGTTTCCCCTTTGTTGCATCCGCGTGACCGCGCGAATCTGCCGATCATCGCCTACAGTCTCCAGAACCAATTCCCGGTCGTAGTCGTGTGGCTGCTGATGTTGGCGTTTGCAACAGCGTGGTATCTGTGGGGACTGCGCAAGAATCAGTGGATGTACGTCTTTTCCGCCCTGGTGGTCGTCGCTTCCTCCTCTCTCTATTTCGCCAATGCTCTGTTTCATCCGCTGCTCGCTTGGGAACGGACCTATAAACCTTTCATGTTGGGCGTACGCTCGACGGTAAAAAATGCGCCGTTGTTTTTCTACAAAGATGCCTACGATTACGGAGCGACGTTCTATGCGAATCGCCATATTCCCTCGTATGACGGCGATCTTTCGACGTTCCAGGTAGATGACCTGGCACCCTCTCCGCAGTACCTCCTCATACGGGAAGAAGATTGGCAAACAGTCTCGGCTACCGACCCGCGACTCGAGCATCTCGTCACCAGCGAAGGTCGAGGCCCAGATAAAAAGCATCGCCTCGTCCTCGCCGCGATCATGCCAGGGCGGCGGCCGCAGCCAGAGGCCATGCTCCCCGAGATTCCACCACCACCTCCCGAGACGCCACCGCCGACCGCCGATTCGATGAACAGACACGGCGACTCAGTCGTTCGATGA
- a CDS encoding LLM class flavin-dependent oxidoreductase encodes MRVGLGIPPIGLPIDVCTEVVRQAEERGFDSVWTGEAWGTETCTLAGALLARSRRIAIGTSIVSLYLRPPTLTAMQAATLDVIAPGRVRLGIGVSTKNINAFHGVPWDFPVSRTREYATILRRVLAGERVTYDGRFYKPQGFQLGMAPPQHVPIYFAAVNPQMLQLAGELADGVLLAWLPASQVPHSLAEIAKGAARAGRSLSDITIGAYIHTAVTTEREVTLKQLRRVLVSYCQANTYIQGFRRFGYGDILEEVHARWQAKDRVGAEQAIPDRMVEDLYVLGSPDECRAHIERFVQAGLQLPVLAAPPSSRTTFADFQGLLETFGQ; translated from the coding sequence ATGCGTGTTGGACTAGGCATTCCGCCTATTGGACTGCCGATCGATGTATGCACCGAGGTGGTGCGTCAAGCCGAAGAACGAGGATTCGATAGCGTGTGGACCGGCGAAGCCTGGGGAACGGAAACCTGTACCTTAGCGGGCGCCCTCCTCGCGCGCAGTCGCCGTATTGCCATCGGCACCAGTATCGTGTCGTTGTACCTGCGCCCGCCCACGCTGACGGCGATGCAAGCCGCCACGCTGGATGTCATCGCGCCGGGACGGGTGCGACTCGGGATCGGAGTCAGCACGAAAAATATCAACGCTTTCCACGGCGTGCCGTGGGACTTCCCGGTGTCACGCACACGCGAGTATGCCACGATTCTGCGCCGCGTGCTGGCTGGCGAACGGGTCACCTACGATGGGCGCTTCTATAAACCGCAAGGGTTTCAGTTGGGGATGGCTCCGCCGCAGCACGTGCCGATCTACTTTGCCGCCGTGAATCCTCAGATGCTCCAGCTCGCCGGGGAACTGGCCGACGGCGTGTTGTTAGCGTGGCTACCGGCGTCGCAAGTGCCGCATTCTCTGGCCGAAATCGCAAAAGGAGCGGCGCGTGCCGGTCGTTCCTTGTCCGACATTACCATTGGCGCGTACATTCACACGGCGGTGACCACAGAACGCGAAGTCACGCTGAAACAACTGCGCCGGGTGCTGGTCAGCTATTGTCAGGCCAACACGTATATCCAAGGCTTTCGTCGTTTCGGGTACGGTGACATCCTGGAGGAAGTGCATGCGCGCTGGCAAGCGAAGGACCGTGTCGGCGCTGAGCAGGCCATCCCGGATCGCATGGTAGAGGATCTCTATGTGCTCGGCTCCCCGGACGAGTGCCGCGCGCATATCGAACGCTTCGTGCAAGCAGGTCTGCAACTCCCTGTTCTTGCCGCACCACCCTCAAGCCGGACAACGTTTGCGGATTTTCAAGGCTTGCTCGAGACCTTTGGCCAATGA
- a CDS encoding ATP-binding cassette domain-containing protein: MLQLINVSLAFGGQQLFRDLGWHLRKGDRIGLVGPNGAGKTTLFRLMMGQLEPDKGSLHRGRAATIGHLPQEGISVVGRTLFAEVRSALPQIEDIQSEIAEIHAALEQDPGNGDEHTELLARYGELQHRFEELGGFRADAEVAKVLTGLGFREDQFERLTETFSGGWQMRIALAKLLLQQPDILLLDEPTNHLDLDSLLWLEGYLRSYQGSIVMISHDREFLDRMTTRIAALHRWTLNEYVGNYSAFERQFEREVEAYHRAYQEQQEEIERVKKFVDTFRYNARKASQVQSRVKQLERMEVMEPPQNLPKGVRFRFPQAQRSGRVVLELKDVGKRYGELQVFRHVNLMIERGDRIALVGVNGAGKSTLSRLLSGVEEQTEGECRLGYNVTLDYYAQQQAERLQGDNTVYQEIARDARMEAVPELRTLLGAFLFSGDAVEKRVSVLSGGEKSRLALAKMLLQPSNVLLLDEPTNHLDIRTKDVLREALLQFGGTFVIVSHDRYFLKGLVNKVIEMQDGRLIAYPGTFEEFLAWKERGERSGAPSAEPQAPSTVPEKSTPETRPRDVHGVAGVLAAIESAKRGKASYEQQKVARAERQRREKRLAELEKQIARHEERKDAIEAAMADGSAFSDQQRAKDLAAEYETLKLRLEEHYATWSALAEEMEA; this comes from the coding sequence ATGCTGCAACTCATCAACGTCTCGTTAGCTTTCGGCGGACAGCAGTTATTTCGGGATCTCGGTTGGCATCTGCGCAAAGGCGACCGGATCGGTTTGGTGGGACCCAACGGTGCCGGTAAGACCACCTTGTTTCGTCTCATGATGGGCCAGCTCGAACCCGACAAAGGATCTCTTCATCGTGGGCGGGCGGCCACGATCGGGCACCTGCCCCAAGAAGGCATCTCCGTCGTCGGGCGGACGCTATTCGCCGAAGTGCGCAGCGCGCTCCCCCAGATCGAGGACATTCAAAGCGAGATTGCGGAAATTCATGCGGCCTTGGAGCAAGACCCCGGCAACGGCGACGAGCATACCGAACTCCTCGCTCGCTATGGAGAGCTGCAACACCGCTTCGAAGAACTCGGCGGGTTCCGTGCCGACGCTGAAGTTGCCAAGGTCCTCACCGGCTTGGGCTTCCGAGAAGACCAATTCGAGCGACTGACAGAAACCTTCAGCGGCGGTTGGCAGATGCGCATCGCCCTGGCCAAACTGCTGCTGCAACAGCCGGATATTTTGCTGCTGGACGAGCCCACCAACCATCTTGATCTCGACTCGTTGCTGTGGCTCGAAGGGTATCTCCGCTCCTACCAAGGCAGCATCGTGATGATTTCTCACGATCGCGAGTTTCTCGACCGCATGACCACCCGGATCGCCGCGCTGCATCGCTGGACGCTGAACGAGTATGTGGGCAACTATTCGGCCTTCGAACGACAATTCGAGCGCGAAGTCGAGGCCTATCACCGTGCGTATCAGGAGCAACAAGAAGAAATCGAGCGAGTGAAAAAGTTCGTCGATACGTTCCGCTACAATGCGCGCAAAGCTTCTCAGGTCCAGAGTCGCGTCAAACAACTCGAACGCATGGAAGTGATGGAGCCGCCACAAAATCTTCCCAAGGGCGTGCGGTTCCGCTTTCCTCAGGCGCAACGCAGCGGACGTGTCGTCCTGGAACTCAAGGACGTGGGGAAACGCTACGGCGAGCTGCAAGTGTTTCGCCACGTAAATCTGATGATCGAGCGTGGGGATCGCATCGCGCTCGTGGGGGTGAACGGAGCAGGCAAATCGACGTTAAGCCGGCTGCTTTCCGGAGTCGAGGAACAGACCGAAGGCGAGTGTCGCTTGGGCTATAACGTCACGCTGGATTATTATGCCCAACAGCAGGCGGAACGACTGCAAGGAGACAACACCGTCTATCAGGAGATCGCGCGCGATGCCCGGATGGAGGCCGTGCCGGAACTGCGCACGCTCCTCGGGGCATTTCTCTTTTCTGGAGATGCCGTGGAAAAGCGCGTGTCCGTGCTCAGCGGTGGCGAGAAAAGCCGTTTAGCCTTGGCAAAGATGCTCCTCCAACCGTCCAACGTGCTGCTGCTCGACGAGCCCACCAACCATCTCGACATCCGCACGAAAGACGTACTGCGCGAAGCGCTGCTCCAGTTTGGCGGCACCTTCGTGATCGTTTCGCACGACCGCTACTTCTTGAAGGGCTTGGTGAACAAGGTGATTGAAATGCAAGATGGCCGATTGATCGCCTACCCTGGGACCTTCGAAGAATTCCTAGCCTGGAAGGAGCGCGGCGAACGCAGCGGTGCCCCAAGTGCCGAGCCCCAAGCGCCAAGCACGGTGCCGGAGAAATCCACGCCGGAAACGCGCCCCCGCGATGTCCACGGCGTTGCCGGTGTGTTAGCCGCGATCGAGAGCGCCAAACGAGGAAAAGCGTCCTATGAACAACAAAAGGTCGCGCGTGCGGAACGACAACGGCGCGAGAAGCGTCTGGCCGAGTTAGAGAAACAGATTGCCCGCCATGAAGAACGCAAAGATGCGATCGAAGCCGCCATGGCCGATGGCTCGGCGTTCAGCGACCAGCAGCGGGCGAAAGACCTCGCAGCAGAGTATGAAACCCTCAAGCTTCGGTTGGAAGAGCACTATGCCACGTGGTCGGCTCTCGCCGAAGAGATGGAAGCGTAA
- the gcvH gene encoding glycine cleavage system protein GcvH — protein sequence MAEHLKFTEDHLWVRVNGKRARIGLSDYGQDELGEIIAVELPDEGDSLEKGESFGEIESVKTISDLVAPVSGRILATNSDLEDHPALVNDDPYREGWLVDVELSDKDEIEELLDPEEYEEFSGGEEDE from the coding sequence TGGGTGCGAGTCAACGGCAAACGCGCGCGGATCGGCCTGTCGGATTACGGGCAAGACGAGTTAGGAGAGATCATCGCGGTCGAGCTTCCCGACGAAGGCGACAGCCTGGAAAAAGGGGAGAGCTTCGGTGAAATCGAATCGGTGAAGACGATCTCCGATCTGGTCGCCCCGGTCAGCGGCCGCATCCTTGCCACCAACAGCGATCTTGAAGATCATCCCGCGTTAGTCAACGACGATCCCTATCGTGAAGGATGGCTAGTAGACGTCGAACTGAGCGATAAAGACGAGATCGAAGAACTGCTCGACCCTGAAGAGTACGAGGAATTCTCTGGAGGCGAGGAAGACGAATAG
- a CDS encoding DUF433 domain-containing protein yields MAKLTERITVDPEQCGGRPCIRGMRIRVGDVLDLLANGLTPEQVMEELPDLEPKDIAACLRFASRRLDHPVIAA; encoded by the coding sequence ATGGCAAAGCTGACGGAGCGAATCACGGTCGACCCGGAACAGTGCGGAGGACGGCCCTGCATCCGTGGAATGCGTATTCGTGTAGGCGATGTCCTAGACTTGCTGGCGAATGGACTGACCCCGGAGCAGGTAATGGAAGAATTACCCGACCTTGAGCCTAAGGATATTGCCGCGTGTCTACGCTTCGCGAGTCGGCGACTCGATCATCCCGTGATCGCCGCGTGA
- a CDS encoding ATP-binding protein — MVQRQFWLRLLESAWNRRSVVWLSGVRRAGKTMLCQSLPDGEYFDCELPRVRGMLEDPQAFLDSLRGRRLILDEIHRLGNPSELLKIAADHYPDIKVIATGSSTLGASAKFRDTLTGRKAEVWLTPMIAADLEEFGQADLPHRLLRGGLPPFFLAEALQEREYQEWMDAYWAKDVQELFRVERRYSFQKFVELLLAQSGGIFEATKFARPCEVSRTTIANYLAVLEATFIVHIVRPFSSHRSTEIISAPKVYGFDTGFICYHRGWHALRREDLGLLWEHFVLNEIQAQCQSRAIWYWRDKRGHEIDFIWEQRGQPPVTIECKWSAAEFTPEHLRAFRHRYPTGANFVVAPDVSRSFPRVYDALQVQFVSLPELLRALTSGTSQTQ; from the coding sequence ATGGTGCAGCGACAGTTTTGGCTTCGTCTCTTGGAGAGCGCGTGGAACCGGCGCTCTGTCGTCTGGCTCTCTGGAGTCCGACGTGCAGGGAAAACTATGCTTTGTCAGAGCTTGCCGGACGGCGAGTATTTCGACTGCGAACTGCCCCGCGTACGCGGCATGTTGGAGGACCCCCAGGCTTTTCTCGACAGCCTGCGTGGTCGTCGGCTTATTCTCGATGAGATTCACCGGTTGGGGAATCCTTCGGAGTTACTCAAGATCGCGGCGGATCATTACCCGGATATCAAGGTCATCGCCACGGGCTCTTCCACGCTTGGGGCTTCAGCCAAATTTCGCGATACGTTGACCGGGCGAAAAGCGGAGGTGTGGCTCACTCCCATGATCGCTGCCGATCTCGAAGAGTTTGGTCAGGCAGATCTCCCACATCGATTACTGCGCGGCGGGCTCCCGCCATTCTTTCTGGCTGAAGCCCTACAAGAACGAGAATATCAGGAGTGGATGGATGCCTACTGGGCAAAAGATGTTCAAGAACTCTTTCGTGTAGAGCGACGGTATTCATTCCAAAAGTTTGTCGAATTGCTACTGGCGCAAAGCGGCGGCATCTTCGAGGCCACAAAATTTGCTCGTCCTTGCGAAGTCAGTCGGACGACGATTGCCAATTACCTGGCAGTGCTGGAAGCCACATTCATCGTGCACATCGTCCGTCCGTTTAGCTCCCATCGCTCGACCGAGATCATTTCTGCGCCCAAGGTCTATGGGTTCGATACCGGTTTCATTTGTTATCATCGTGGGTGGCACGCTTTGCGGCGCGAAGACCTGGGGTTGCTCTGGGAACACTTCGTGCTCAACGAGATCCAGGCACAGTGCCAATCGCGCGCGATATGGTATTGGCGCGATAAACGTGGCCATGAGATCGACTTCATCTGGGAGCAGCGCGGCCAACCACCGGTGACGATCGAGTGCAAATGGTCAGCCGCCGAATTTACCCCGGAGCATTTACGGGCGTTCCGTCATCGTTATCCGACAGGCGCCAATTTCGTGGTCGCCCCTGACGTGAGCCGTTCTTTCCCGCGCGTTTACGATGCGCTGCAGGTGCAGTTCGTGAGCCTACCGGAGCTGCTCAGAGCGCTTACCAGCGGCACCTCACAAACACAGTGA
- the eno gene encoding phosphopyruvate hydratase — protein sequence MKIKKILGREILDSRGNPTVEVDVYLANGMYGRAAAPSGASTGAHEAWELRDLGKKRYNGKGVQKAVDNVNRLIAPTLIGKNVEEQRKLDHVLLDLDGTANKKRLGANAMIATSLALAKAAAAAAGEPLYRALGGKQACTLPVPLLNVLNGGAHATNNVDIQEFMIVPIGARSFREALRMGAEIFAALKRLLQEKGLTTAVGDEGGVAPDLRSNEEAIEVLLEAITRAGYRPGTQVALALDVAATELYKNGAYVFHKSGGVTRSAADLVELYRRWVEQYPLVSIEDGLAEDDWEGWKLLTKELGKKVQLVGDDLFVTNPVRLARGIEEGAANAILVKVNQIGTLTETLETVALAQNRGYASVISHRSGETEDATIADLAVALNAGQIKTGSVCRGERTAKYNQLLRIEEELGERALYLGKKALAPRR from the coding sequence ATGAAAATCAAGAAGATACTTGGCCGTGAAATTCTCGATAGCCGTGGCAACCCCACCGTGGAAGTGGATGTCTACCTCGCCAACGGCATGTATGGACGTGCCGCCGCACCGTCGGGTGCCTCCACTGGCGCGCATGAGGCCTGGGAACTGCGCGACCTCGGCAAGAAACGCTACAACGGCAAAGGCGTCCAGAAGGCCGTGGACAACGTGAATCGCCTCATCGCTCCCACATTGATCGGAAAGAACGTCGAAGAGCAACGGAAACTCGATCATGTGTTGCTCGATTTGGACGGCACCGCGAACAAAAAACGACTGGGTGCCAACGCCATGATCGCCACCTCTCTCGCCCTGGCCAAGGCTGCGGCTGCGGCCGCAGGAGAGCCGCTCTATCGGGCGCTGGGCGGGAAACAGGCGTGTACCCTTCCGGTGCCGTTGCTGAATGTGCTAAACGGCGGTGCCCATGCCACCAATAATGTCGATATCCAAGAGTTCATGATCGTGCCCATCGGCGCACGTTCGTTTCGCGAGGCGCTGCGCATGGGCGCGGAAATCTTCGCCGCTCTCAAACGACTGCTCCAAGAAAAAGGGCTCACGACTGCCGTGGGAGACGAAGGCGGGGTCGCGCCGGATTTACGCTCGAATGAAGAAGCCATCGAAGTCCTGCTGGAGGCGATCACGCGCGCGGGCTACCGTCCTGGCACCCAGGTTGCTCTCGCGCTCGATGTTGCCGCCACCGAACTCTATAAGAACGGCGCGTATGTGTTTCATAAGTCGGGCGGAGTGACGCGCAGCGCGGCGGACTTAGTCGAACTCTATCGACGCTGGGTCGAACAGTATCCGCTGGTGTCGATTGAAGACGGCTTGGCGGAAGACGACTGGGAAGGATGGAAGCTGTTAACGAAAGAACTCGGGAAAAAAGTGCAGTTGGTCGGCGATGACCTCTTCGTCACCAACCCCGTGCGCTTGGCACGCGGCATCGAGGAAGGAGCCGCGAACGCCATTCTGGTCAAGGTGAACCAAATCGGCACGCTGACCGAAACCCTCGAAACGGTGGCCCTCGCGCAAAATCGCGGCTATGCGTCCGTGATTTCGCATCGTTCCGGAGAAACCGAAGACGCGACCATCGCCGACCTCGCCGTAGCGCTCAACGCCGGGCAAATTAAGACCGGCAGCGTGTGCCGGGGAGAGCGGACGGCGAAATATAACCAGTTGTTACGCATCGAAGAAGAGCTGGGAGAGCGTGCGCTCTACCTTGGCAAGAAAGCGCTCGCGCCCCGACGCTAA
- a CDS encoding NAD(P)-dependent oxidoreductase, whose protein sequence is MPTRVGFIGLGNIGKPMAINVAQAGFDVMVYDLRPEPCQELAAAGAKIARSAHEVGAHGEIIELVVVDDAQVEAVTLAEGGVLSGAKPGSIIAIHSTVHPRTIRKVAALAQAKGVHVIDAEVSGGEHGATAKTLCYMVGGDKAIFERCRPVFATSGANLFHLGDLGAGSVAKLAHNLIVYVNMLAASEGMRLAETFGLDLDTMQNVVHAGAAQSRVADHWSQQRKMKETYTTGPQALLQLMYKDLRLALELGHDLGLALPGAALAQQLLDRTLELDKG, encoded by the coding sequence ATGCCTACACGTGTCGGCTTTATCGGTCTCGGCAATATCGGCAAACCCATGGCCATCAACGTCGCGCAGGCCGGGTTCGATGTAATGGTGTACGACTTGCGTCCAGAACCGTGCCAAGAACTTGCCGCTGCCGGAGCGAAAATAGCGCGCTCGGCGCACGAGGTTGGTGCGCACGGCGAAATTATCGAACTCGTGGTCGTTGACGACGCACAAGTCGAGGCCGTGACGCTCGCCGAGGGCGGAGTACTCAGCGGCGCGAAACCCGGCAGCATTATTGCCATTCACAGCACCGTCCACCCTAGAACCATCCGTAAGGTCGCCGCACTTGCGCAAGCCAAAGGGGTGCATGTCATCGACGCGGAAGTCAGCGGCGGCGAGCACGGGGCCACCGCCAAAACCCTCTGCTATATGGTCGGCGGCGACAAAGCGATCTTCGAGCGCTGCCGCCCGGTGTTCGCGACCTCCGGTGCCAATCTCTTTCATCTCGGCGATCTCGGGGCCGGGTCCGTCGCCAAACTGGCGCACAACCTCATCGTCTACGTCAACATGCTGGCGGCGTCGGAAGGCATGCGTTTGGCGGAAACTTTCGGTCTCGATCTCGACACCATGCAAAACGTCGTGCATGCCGGCGCCGCCCAGAGTCGCGTGGCCGACCACTGGAGTCAGCAGCGTAAAATGAAAGAGACCTACACCACCGGCCCGCAGGCCCTGCTCCAGTTGATGTACAAAGACCTGCGCCTTGCTCTAGAACTCGGGCACGACCTGGGGTTAGCGCTTCCTGGGGCTGCCCTCGCTCAACAATTGCTCGACCGGACGTTGGAGCTCGACAAAGGCTAA
- a CDS encoding septum formation initiator family protein — protein MMKRVWLSAVLVGYAWLAASTLVGEHGLLHLWTLQQEQRELQAEAFALLSGNENLRNRLSRLQTDDEFFEKIARETLKFARKGELLYLFQKAPEASTP, from the coding sequence ATGATGAAACGGGTGTGGTTATCGGCAGTGTTGGTCGGCTACGCGTGGCTTGCGGCTTCGACGCTCGTGGGCGAGCACGGGTTATTGCATCTTTGGACGTTGCAACAAGAGCAGCGCGAATTGCAAGCCGAGGCGTTTGCGTTATTGAGCGGGAACGAGAACCTGCGTAATCGCCTCTCGCGGCTGCAAACCGACGATGAATTCTTCGAGAAAATCGCGCGCGAGACGCTGAAGTTTGCCAGGAAGGGAGAACTGCTCTATCTCTTCCAGAAGGCCCCAGAGGCGTCCACGCCCTGA